The segment cttattttttaaaactattataaatcacttaaactattaatctcacagtgaaaatttgttatcagtaatttaagttttttgttataacacatacaaatgataaaaaaatatatgagcaaaaattaatatttaataaatattaatattaaaatatactatatatgttactattatttaaatttaattatataatatatcaaatagaaaaaaatattttttggattaatcaaatttatttatatgttctcaccaatttaattatataagtaatagttaccgtcattttaattattcaatatatattttttattttcataatatgttagaaatatataatatataaaatatatatatatgttcattccgcgcaaggcgcggatcttaacctagtataagATTATGATTTAAGCCTCATTCAAATATCCAAAAAGGAGTTTCTATTCATTGGATAcacattttttgaaaattagctTGGACCCCCTCCATATTCGATACCCAAATTAatcaaagaaaaacatatattttcttaacttaAACATATTTgttgcttctctctctctctctctctctctttaataTGTACCAcacttttcatctttttagGAACCTAGATGCAAATCGACGTCAAGTTCATTTGCTTAACAGTAACACGAAAACGACATCGTTGCAATAACCAAACTATAGAAAGATCGATTGAAGAAAAACGTGGGGAGCCAACAACATTTTCATTTCACCAGTTCACCTACCCAATCATTTCTCTTTATAAGCTTTTCGTAATTATAATCTTCCTTCGaatcacaacaacaacaaaaaatttgaattttccgATTCATCAATCTTTCTTCTAATTTCCGATATTCATTATGATTGCTGCCGGAGCTAAATCGATGCTAGGTCTTTCAATTGCATCTCCCAAAGGAATTTCCGACAGCAGTTCGAGATCTGTCGGTGTTCTTCGTGCTTGTGTTTCCATGGAAGGATCTCAAACGATGAGCCATAACAAAAACGGATCTATTCCTGAGCTTAAAGCTGTTAATGGCCACACAGGTAAATTTCAATTCCTCAAAATGGGTCGCGAGTTTTGACTTGCTTTGTCATTCTCTTGCATTAAGACAAAAGtacatgttcttttttttttttgcattaagACAAGAACATGTTCTATTGTCTACGGGTTTCTctgtatttgattattttttttttaattgtttttggattAGGACAAAAACAAGGACCGTTGTCTACGGTCGGAAACTCGACGAACATAAAGTGGCATGAGTGTCCTGTCGAGAAAGTTGATAGACAGAGGTTGCTTGACCAGAAAGGATGTGTGATTTGGGTCACTGGTCTTAGTGGTTCAGGGAAGAGCACTTTGGCTTGTGCTTTGAACCAGAAGCTGTACCAAAAGGGAAAGCTTTGTTATGTTCTTGACGGTGATAACGTTAGGCATGGTTTAAACCGTGATCTCAGCTTTAAAGCGGAAGATCGTGCCGAGAACATTCGTAGAGTCGGTGAGCTTTTAACAAATCTCCTTAAACCAATATCTAACAACTAACAACGAAATCTCTTCTTTGATTGCTTTGTTTAGGAGAGGTTGCTAAGCTTTTCGCTGACGCTGGGATCATCTGCATTGCAAGTTTAATTTCTCCTTACAGAGTCGACAGGGACATTTGTCGGACTTTGCTTCCTGAAGGAGACTTTGTTGAGGTAAATTTGAAGAAACAAGGGTTGGTTTTGTTGTCTCTAAGCCTGTTGAAAGTTTTTCACGCTATTTGTGTTTTGGTTAAGTAGGTGTACATGGATGTATCGCTCGAGGTTTGTGAGGCTAGGGATCCAAAGGGTCTCTACAAGCTTGCTCGTGCAGGAAAGATCAAAGGTTTCACCGGGATTGATGATCCTTATGAGCCACCATTGAATTGCGAGGtaaatgttaaataatattGTAATATGAAGATTTTTCGTGTCTGGACCTTatgttcttgtttttctttgtgaTATGAAGATTTCTCTAGGTCAAGAAGGAACAGGAACTTCACCGATCGAAATGGCGGAAACAGTTGTTGCATACTTAGAACACAAGGGTTACCTTAAtgcataaaaaaatactttagaTTAAGGGTTACCTTTTCAACCGCACACATTTGTTGTTATGCCAATGGTTTTAGCTTCTGTTTAACAAGCCAAGAGTACAAAATCAAGCAAATTCATGGCTGTTTTTATGGAATCacaaagtttaataaaataaatataatcacTTGTctgttttgtattttaaatgtCAAGGTTATGGCTCTGTACTATTATGAGGGAAGAGCTAATCCTACTCAACTTTTATTTACTGTTATGGCTCCAATATAATTTTATGCCTCATCTCTCTAGTATCACTGAAGACATGTCCCAGTCTCGCGGCGGATAattatgatttctttttttttttaattatgatttCTTGTGAGGGAAAGAACGAATGTTGTCT is part of the Brassica rapa cultivar Chiifu-401-42 chromosome A09, CAAS_Brap_v3.01, whole genome shotgun sequence genome and harbors:
- the LOC103847966 gene encoding adenylyl-sulfate kinase 1, chloroplastic is translated as MIAAGAKSMLGLSIASPKGISDSSSRSVGVLRACVSMEGSQTMSHNKNGSIPELKAVNGHTGQKQGPLSTVGNSTNIKWHECPVEKVDRQRLLDQKGCVIWVTGLSGSGKSTLACALNQKLYQKGKLCYVLDGDNVRHGLNRDLSFKAEDRAENIRRVGEVAKLFADAGIICIASLISPYRVDRDICRTLLPEGDFVEVYMDVSLEVCEARDPKGLYKLARAGKIKGFTGIDDPYEPPLNCEISLGQEGTGTSPIEMAETVVAYLEHKGYLNA